ACATACATGAGAACCGAGATGAATGTACCCCCGGGCAGCACGACGCCAAGAATGAAGGCGATCAGAGAGACGGGCAGGACGACATTCAGGCAGGAGGAAAATCTGGCGAAGGTATGGATCAGCCGCTCCTCCTCTTTAAGAATAAACTTTTTGCAAACCCAGGCCATGGTCGGCATGGCTCCAAGGATAATCAGCATGAAAAACCACAGGAGGAAGAATCCCCCTGCGTGCCAGTTCATAATCCTGGCAGCTTCCAGCGTGGAAAACAGGGACACAAAGAAGGGAACGATGGCTGCGAACAGGATATGCATGGGCTCCCTTGTGCCGAAAAAGCCCTGAATCAGCCATTTGGGATATCGCTTTGCATCCAGGGCGAGGGCGGAGGGAGGTTTGGGCGGCTGGGACGGGTAAGGATAGGGGTAGGGGGCCTGCGGCGGTGGCGGGGCTGGCCCTGCCTGGTAAGGAGGCGGAGGAGGCGCAGCAGGGGGTATTGCCTGGGCTTGTCCGGCTTCCGCCGGGCTAGCTGCCAGAGGGGCTTCCTGTTTGGT
Above is a window of Fastidiosipila sp. DNA encoding:
- a CDS encoding zinc-ribbon domain-containing protein; protein product: MKNCQNCGMELADDAMFCSNCGTKQEAPLAASPAEAGQAQAIPPAAPPPPPYQAGPAPPPPQAPYPYPYPSQPPKPPSALALDAKRYPKWLIQGFFGTREPMHILFAAIVPFFVSLFSTLEAARIMNWHAGGFFLLWFFMLIILGAMPTMAWVCKKFILKEEERLIHTFARFSSCLNVVLPVSLIAFILGVVLPGGTFISVLMYVVPILIFAAAVMSAVAGSQADLKKLWLITLVIAGVFFVLLFLYSAIFSQGLQWSFRKAFRF